A region of the Methylobacterium nodulans ORS 2060 genome:
TGCTCAGGCGCTCAAGCTCGCGGCGGCTCATCCCACGAGGGAATCAGCGAAATCCGATCCCTGCAACGTTGGCGCGGGCGCTCATGTCCCCATAGAGCGTGTAATTCGAGGAGAACACCCGCACCTTCTCGCGTCGGCAGAGGTCGCGGATCATGAAGTAGGGCGCGCCCATCTTGATCCCGAGCGCCTTGGCCTCGCTGGTACGGGCAATGGCGCAGCCACCGTTGTTGCTCAGCACGATCCCCGGCACGCCCGTGAGGCGCGGGTCAAACACCCTCGCGCAGGAGCAGTAGAAGCTGTTGCCGTCGACCAGCGCGATGGCGCGGCCATCGCAGGGGGCTCGGCCGGACGTGGTGCCAGCGCACCGAGAACAGCAGCACGCCCCAGATCTGGCACTCCTCCAGATCCTCCAGGCCGAAGGCGGGCATCTCCGGGTTGTCGAAGGTGAGCGCGAGGCGGTTGCCGTCGAGCACGAGGCGCTTGAGGCTCATCTCGCCGTTCACAATCGCAACGACGACAGCGCCGGGGCTGGGGTGGAGGGAGCGGTCGACGACGGCGAGGTCCTGGTCATGGATGCCGGCGCCCTTCATGCACCAGCCGCGGACGCGCCAGATGAAGGTCGCGGCGGGGTTGGGGGCGAGCCAGCGCGGGAGCTCGAGGGCGCCCTCGGTGAAGTCCTCGGCCGAGGACGGGAAGCCGGCGCAGAGGGTGGTGCGCATGAACGG
Encoded here:
- a CDS encoding LexA family protein — translated: MSLYRVGEQAADWSGLVRIPFMRTTLCAGFPSSAEDFTEGALELPRWLAPNPAATFIWRVRGWCMKGAGIHDQDLAVVDRSLHPSPGAVVVAIVNGEMSLKRLVLDGNRLALTFDNPEMPAFGLEDLEECQIWGVLLFSVRWHHVRPSPLRWPRHRAGRRQQLLLLLREGV